A section of the Leptospira kobayashii genome encodes:
- a CDS encoding GFA family protein gives MNNPYSGGCACGAIRYDISDEPIFMNDCQCRDCQRMSGTGHGSYLTFPSRAAVKLNGMATNFNMVGDSGNTKTSGFCPECGSPVYMTFAAMPELFTVHAASLDDPSRYKPQAVTYGARGYTWDHLDPSLPKFEKMPPA, from the coding sequence ATGAATAATCCCTACTCCGGCGGATGCGCTTGCGGCGCCATTCGCTACGACATTTCCGATGAACCGATATTTATGAATGATTGCCAGTGCCGGGATTGCCAAAGGATGAGTGGCACCGGCCACGGATCCTATTTGACGTTTCCAAGTCGGGCAGCAGTAAAACTGAATGGTATGGCAACTAACTTCAATATGGTTGGCGACAGCGGCAATACAAAGACTAGCGGCTTTTGCCCCGAATGCGGCTCGCCCGTATATATGACGTTCGCTGCAATGCCTGAACTATTTACCGTGCACGCTGCGAGTCTTGATGATCCGAGTCGATACAAACCTCAGGCTGTGACATACGGTGCGCGTGGTTATACTTGGGATCACCTTGATCCGTCGCTGCCGAAATTCGAAAAGATGCCGCCGGCATAA
- a CDS encoding dihydrofolate reductase family protein, producing the protein MKKIILDLAVTLDGFIEGPNGEIDWCIMDDDMDFDGFLSSIDTIFYGRVSYDAWGNFQPDAEASPAEQMLWKGVHSKKKFVFSNQDIQDKRVTFISSDINNKVAEIKKQEGKDIWLYGGASLIKTFINLNLIDIYRISVHPIALGSGKPLFENLKERIGLKLIKANVFKSGVVQLIYEAAKKKKSFK; encoded by the coding sequence ATGAAAAAAATAATTTTAGACTTAGCTGTAACTTTAGACGGATTTATTGAAGGTCCGAATGGAGAAATTGATTGGTGTATAATGGATGATGATATGGATTTTGACGGTTTCTTATCAAGCATAGACACCATATTTTACGGTAGAGTCAGTTATGATGCTTGGGGAAATTTTCAGCCTGATGCTGAAGCAAGTCCGGCGGAACAAATGTTATGGAAAGGAGTACATTCAAAGAAAAAATTTGTTTTTTCCAATCAAGATATACAAGATAAAAGAGTTACTTTCATCAGTTCGGATATTAACAATAAGGTAGCGGAAATTAAAAAACAGGAAGGGAAAGACATCTGGCTGTATGGCGGAGCAAGTCTTATCAAGACGTTTATCAATTTAAATCTTATCGATATATACAGAATATCGGTACATCCTATTGCTTTAGGAAGCGGAAAGCCGTTGTTTGAAAATTTAAAGGAACGAATAGGATTGAAATTGATTAAAGCCAATGTATTCAAATCAGGGGTTGTGCAGTTGATTTATGAGGCTGCAAAGAAAAAAAAATCATTCAAATAA